A genome region from Glycine max cultivar Williams 82 chromosome 5, Glycine_max_v4.0, whole genome shotgun sequence includes the following:
- the LOC100791653 gene encoding phloretin 4'-O-glucosyltransferase: protein MFRHRFLIVMYPAQGHINPAFQFAKRLVSLGAHVTVSTTVHMHRRITNKPTLPHLSFLPFSDGYDDGYTSTDYALQASEFKRRGSEFVTNLIASKAQEGHPFTCLVHTVLLPWAARAARGFHLPTALLWTQPATILDIFYCYFHEHGDYIKGKIKDPSSSIELPGLPLLLAPRDLPSFLLGSNPTIDSLAVSMFEEQLHDLDMQAKPRILVNTFEALEHEALRAVDNFNMIPIGPLIPSAFLDGKDPTDTSFGGDIFRPSNDCGEWLDSKPEMSVVYVSFGSFCVLSKKQMEELALALLDCGSPFLWVSREKEEEELSCREELEQKGKIVNWCSQVEVLSHRSVGCFVTHCGWNSTMESLASGVPMFAFPQWIEQKTNAKLIEDVWKTGVRVDKQVNEEGIVEKEEIIKCLEVAMGSGKKGQELRNNAKNWKGLAREAVKEGSGSSDKNLRAFLDDLCPH, encoded by the coding sequence ATGTTCCGCCACCGCTTCCTCATCGTGATGTACCCAGCACAAGGCCACATAAACCCTGCATTTCAGTTCGCAAAGCGTCTCGTTAGTTTGGGCGCACACGTCACTGTTTCCACCACCGTCCACATGCACCGTCGCATCACCAACAAACCCACCCTCCCTCACCTCTCCTTTCTCCCTTTCTCCGACGGCTACGACGACGGTTACACCTCCACCGATTACGCCCTCCAAGCCTCCGAGTTCAAGCGTCGCGGCTCAGAATTCGTCACCAATCTCATCGCCTCCAAGGCGCAAGAGGGTCATCCTTTCACTTGTTTAGTCCACACCGTGCTCCTTCCTTGGGCAGCTCGGGCAGCCCGTGGGTTTCACCTCCCGACGGCGTTGCTTTGGACTCAACCAGCCACCATACTCGACATATTCTACTGCTACTTTCACGAACACGGTGACTACATCAAAGGCAAAATCAAAGACCCCTCGAGTTCCATTGAACTGCCAGGATTGCCGTTATTGCTTGCACCACGGGACCTACCTTCATTTCTATTGGGTTCAAACCCTACTATTGACTCTCTCGCGGTTTCAATGTTTGAAGAGCAACTTCATGATCTTGACATGCAAGCAAAGCCCAGAATACTTGTCAACACCTTTGAAGCGTTGGAACATGAGGCTTTGAGGGCCGTTGATAATTTCAACATGATCCCCATCGGGCCGTTGATTCCCTCGGCCTTCTTGGACGGGAAAGACCCCACTGATACTTCATTTGGCGGTGACATCTTCCGCCCCTCGAATGATTGTGGTGAATGGTTGGACTCAAAGCCAGAGATGTCGGTGGTTTATGTCTCATTTGGTAGTTTTTGCGTGTTGTCGAAGAAGCAAATGGAAGAACTTGCACTTGCGTTATTAGATTGTGGAAGTCCTTTCTTGTGGGTCagtagagaaaaagaagaagaggagcTAAGCTGCAGGGAGGAGTTGGAACAGAAGGGGAAGATAGTAAATTGGTGTTCTCAAGTGGAAGTTCTTTCACATCGTTCTGTGGGGTGTTTTGTGACGCACTGTGGTTGGAATTCGACAATGGAAAGCTTGGCTTCGGGGGTTCCTATGTTTGCATTTCCTCAGTGGATCGAACAGAAGACTAATGCGAAGCTAATAGAAGATGTGTGGAAGACGGGGGTGAGAGTGGATAAACAGGTAAACGAGGAAGGGATagtagaaaaggaagaaattatcAAGTGTTTGGAAGTGGCCATGGGGAGTGGAAAGAAAGGACAGGAATTGAGAAACAATGCAAAAAATTGGAAGGGTTTGGCCAGGGAAGCTGTCAAGGAAGGTAGCGGCTCTTCGGATAAGAATCTAAGGGCTTTTCTGGATGATCTTTGCCCACATTAA
- the LOC100792175 gene encoding phloretin 4'-O-glucosyltransferase: protein MNEKKKILSKCEFTAKEPREASSSATMLHHRFLLVIYPGQGQINPALQFAKRLTAMGARVTIPITLDMHRRMTNTTAVPGLSLAPFSDGYDDGFHAIRGTDSDYNLYASELKRRASVFVSNLILSSANEGHPFTCLLYTLLVPWAPQVARGLNLPTAMLWIQPATVLDILYHYFHGYADYINDETKENIVLPGLSFSLSPRDIPSFLLTSKPSLLSFVFPLFEEQIKQLDLEANPKVLVNTFEALEEEALRAVDKLNMIPIGPLIPTAFLGGKDPEDTSFGGDLLQVSNGYVEWLDSKEDKSVVYVSFGSYFELSKRQTEEIARALLGCSFPFLWVIRVKEEEKEEEEELCFREELEGKGKLVKWCSQVEVLSHGSVGCFVTHCGWNSTMESLVSGVPMVAFPQWSDQKTNAKLIEDVWKIGVRVENDGDGIVEKEEIRKCVEEVMGSGELRRNAEKWKGLAREAAKEGGPSERNLKAFLDAMAALQF from the coding sequence atgaatgaaaaaaaaaagattttgtctAAGTGCGAATTCACAGCAAAAGAGCCTAGAGAAGCCAGTTCCAGCGCCACCATGCTCCACCACCGCTTCCTCCTCGTAATTTACCCCGGACAAGGCCAAATAAACCCCGCTCTTCAGTTTGCGAAGCGACTCACTGCCATGGGTGCACGTGTCACTATTCCCATCACTCTCGACATGCACCGCCGCATGACCAACACAACCGCCGTCCCCGGCCTCTCCCTCGCCCCCTTCTCCGACGGCTACGACGACGGCTTCCACGCCATCCGCGGCACCGACTCCGATTACAACCTCTACGCCTCGGAACTCAAGCGCCGTGCCTCGGTGTTCGTGTCCAACCTCATACTCTCCAGCGCCAACGAGGGCCACCCTTTCACTTGCTTACTCTACACCTTGCTCGTTCCGTGGGCCCCACAGGTGGCGCGTGGACTCAACCTCCCAACAGCTATGCTCTGGATCCAACCCGCCACGGTGCTGGATATCCTCTACCACTACTTTCACGGCTACGCTGATTACATCAACGACGAAACCAAAGAGAACATAGTGCTTCCGGGATTGTCGTTTTCGCTTTCACCCCGTGACATACCATCGTTTTTACTGACGTCGAAACCGAGTTTATTGTCGTTCGTCTTTCCCTTGTTTGAAGAGCAGATCAAACAGCTTGACCTGGAAGCTAACCCTAAGGTGCTGGTGAATACTTTTGAAGCTTTGGAAGAAGAGGCGTTGAGGGCCGTTGATAAGCTCAACATGATCCCCATCGGGCCGTTGATTCCTACTGCGTTCTTGGGTGGGAAGGACCCTGAAGATACTTCCTTTGGTGGTGACTTGTTACAAGTCTCAAATGGTTATGTTGAGTGGCTTGACTCAAAGGAAGACAAGTCTGTGGTTTACGTTTCATTTGGGAGCTACTTTGAGTTGTCTAAGAGACAAACTGAGGAAATTGCACGTGCGTTGTTAGGTTGTAGTTTTCCGTTCTTGTGGGTGATTAGAGtgaaagaggaagagaaggaggaggaggaggagctgTGTTTTAGAGAGGAATTGGAAGGGAAGGGGAAGTTGGTGAAATGGTGTTCTCAGGTGGAGGTTCTGTCGCATGGTTCCGTGGGTTGTTTTGTGACACACTGTGGTTGGAATTCGACCATGGAAAGCTTGGTTTCGGGGGTGCCCATGGTGGCCTTTCCTCAGTGGTCGGACCAAAAGACAAACGCGAAACTGATAGAAGATGTGTGGAAGATAGGAGTGAGGGTGGAAAATGATGGGGATGGAATagtagaaaaggaagaaattaggAAGTGTGTGGAAGAGGTGATGGGGAGTGGAGAGTTGAGAAGGAACGCAGAGAAATGGAAGGGTTTGGCAAGGGAGGCAGCGAAGGAAGGTGGTCCTTCAGAGAGGAATCTCAAGGCGTTTCTTGATGCCATGGCGGCGTTGCAGTTCTAA
- the LOC100286794 gene encoding Rhg4-like receptor kinase II precursor, producing MSLPKTLLSLSLLFAIAITAVTGDDAAVMSNFLISLTPPPSGWSQTTPFCQWKGIQCDSSRHVTSISLASQSLTGTLPSDLNSLSQLRTLSLQDNSLSGTLPSLSNLSFLQTAYLNRNNFTSVPPSAFSSLTSLQTLSLGSNPTLQPWSFPTDLTSSVNLIDLDLATVTLTGPLPDIFDKFTSLQHLRLSYNNLTGNLPASFAVADNIATLWLNNQAAGLSGTLQVLSNMTALKQAWLNKNQFTGSLPDLSQCKALSDLQLRDNQLTGVVPASLTSLPSLKKVSLDNNELQGPVPVFGKGVNFTLDGINSFCLDTPGNCDPRVMVLLRIAEAFGYPIRLAESWKGNDPCDGWNYVVCAAGKIITVNFEKQGLQGTISPAFANLTDLRSLFLNGNNLTGSIPESLTTLSQLQTLDVSDNNLSGLVPKFPPKVKLVTAGNALLGKALSPGGGPNGTTPSGSSTGGSGSESAKGSSLLSPGWIAGIVVIVLFFIAVVLFVSWKCFVNRRQGKFSRVNGRENGKGIFKPDAAHVSNGYGGVPSELQSQSSGDRSDLQALDGPTFSIQVLQQVTNNFSEENILGRGGFGVVYKGQLHDGTKIAVKRMESVAMGNKGLKEFEAEIAVLSKVRHRHLVALLGYCINGIERLLVYEYMPQGTLTQHLFEWQEQGYVPLTWKQRVVIALDVARGVEYLHSLAQQSFIHRDLKPSNILLGDDMRAKVADFGLVKNAPDGKYSVETRLAGTFGYLAPEYAATGRVTTKVDIYAFGIVLMELITGRKALDDTVPDERSHLVTWFRRVLINKENIPKAIDQTLNPDEETMESIYKVAELAGHCTAREPYQRPDMGHAVNVLVPLVEQWKPSSHDEEEDGSGGDLQMSLPQALRRWQANEGTSSIFNDISISQTQSSIPCKPVGFADTFDSMDCR from the exons ATGTCTCTCCCCAAAACCCTACTTTCTCTCTCCCTTCTCTTCGCGATCGCGATCACCGCAGTAACCGGCGATGACGCGGCGGTGATGTCGAATTTTCTCATATCCCTCACTCCACCGCCCTCCGGCTGGTCTCAAACAACCCCATTCTGCCAATGGAAGGGAATCCAATGCGATTCTTCGAGGCACGTGACCAGCATAAGCCTCGCTTCGCAGTCCCTCACCGGAACACTCCCCTCGGATCTCAATTCCCTCTCTCAACTCCGCACTCTCTCTCTCCAAGACAATTCTCTCTCCGGCACCCTCCCTTCCCTCTCCAACCTCTCATTCCTCCAAACCGCGTACTTAAACCGCAACAACTTCACCTCCGTGCCCCCCTCCGCCTTCTCCTCCCTAACCTCCCTCCAAACCCTCAGCCTCGGCTCCAACCCTACCCTCCAACCCTGGTCCTTCCCCACCGACCTCACTTCCTCCGTTAACCTAATCGACCTCGACCTCGCCACCGTAACCCTCACCGGTCCCTTACCAGACATTTTCGACAAATTCACCTCTCTTCAACACCTTCGCCTCTCTTACAACAACCTCACCGGTAATTTACCCGCCTCTTTCGCCGTCGCCGACAATATCGCAACCCTCTGGCTCAACAACCAGGCCGCCGGCTTGTCCGGTACCCTCCAGGTCCTCTCCAACATGACAGCATTAAAGCAGGCCTGGCTCAATAAGAATCAGTTCACTGGTTCCTTACCGGATTTGTCGCAATGCAAGGCTTTGTCTGACTTGCAGCTTAGGGATAACCAGTTAACTGGTGTGGTTCCCGCTTCCTTGACGAGTCTTCCGAGTTTGAAGAAAGTTTCTCTGGATAACAATGAGCTTCAGGGGCCCGTGCCCGTGTTTGGGAAAGGTGTGAATTTTACTCTCGATGGGATTAATAGCTTTTGTCTTGACACTCCTGGGAATTGTGATCCCAGGGTGATGGTTTTGCTGCGGATTGCCGAGGCGTTCGGTTATCCGATTCGGTTGGCGGAATCGTGGAAAGGGAATGATCCTTGTGATGGTTGGAACTATGTTGTGTGTGCTGCCGGGAAGATTATCACTGTCAATTTCGAGAAACAGGGTTTGCAGGGTACCATCTCCCCTGCATTTGCCAATTTGACTGACTTGAGGAGCTTGTTTCTCAATGGGAATAATTTGACTGGTTCTATACCTGAGAGTTTGACTACTTTGTCTCAGCTTCAGACTCTTGATGTGTCTGATAACAACCTCTCTGGATTGGTTCCCAAGTTCCCGCCAAAGGTGAAGTTGGTGACTGCGGGAAATGCTTTGCTTGGGAAAGCTCTTAGTCCTGGAGGTGGaccaaatggaactactccttcaGGGTCTTCGACTGGTGGAAGTGGCAGTGAATCCGCAAAGGGTAGTTCTTTGTTGTCGCCGGGTTGGATTGCTGGTATAGTTGTTATTGTGTTGTTTTTTATTGCAGTGGTGTTGTTTGTGTCTTGGAAGTGTTTTGTCAACAGGCGGCAGGGGAAGTTCAGTAGGGTTAATGGTCGTGAAAATGGGAAAGGAATTTTTAAACCTGATGCTGCCCATGTTTCTAATGGATATGGTGGTGTTCCCAGTGAGTTGCAAAGCCAGAGCAGTGGTGATCGCAGTGACCTTCAGGCTTTAGATGGTCCAACGTTTTCGATCCAAGTTCTTCAACAAGTGACGAATAATTTCAGCGAGGAGAACATTTTAGGCAGGGGAGGGTTTGGAGTAGTTTATAAGGGGCAGTTGCATGATGGAACAAAAATTGCTGTCAAGAGGATGGAATCTGTTGCAATGGGTAACAAAGGACTGAAAGAGTTCGAAGCAGAGATTGCAGTTCTTAGTAAAGTTAGGCATAGACATTTGGTTGCTCTTTTAGGGTATTGCATCAATGGCATTGAAAGGCTTTTGGTCTATGAGTATATGCCTCAAGGTACGTTAACACAGCACCTGTTTGAATGGCAGGAGCAAGGCTATGTTCCTTTGACTTGGAAACAAAGGGTAGTAATAGCTTTGGATGTAGCGCGGGGGGTGGAATACTTGCACAGTTTAGCTCAGCAAAGCTTCATTCATAGAGACTTAAAACCCTCAAACATACTACTAGGTGATGACATGAGAGCAAAGGTTGCTGATTTTGGTTTGGTTAAAAATGCACCAGATGGGAAGTATTCTGTTGAGACACGGTTGGCTGGAACATTTGGATATCTTGCACCTGAGTATGCAG CTACTGGAAGAGTGACAACCAAAGTGGATATTTATGCATTTGGAATAGTTTTGATGGAACTTATCACCGGTAGAAAGGCATTGGATGATACTGTGCCTGATGAAAGGTCTCACTTGGTTACATGGTTCCGTAGGGTACTCATTAACAAGGAAAACATTCCAAAGGCAATTGATCAAACTCTCAATCCTGACGAGGAAACCATGGAGAGCATATATAAAGTGGCTGAGCTGGCAGGCCATTGCACTGCTCGTGAACCATACCAAAGGCCGGATATGGGCCATGCAGTGAACGTCTTGGTTCCTCTTGTGGAGCAATGGAAACCTTCTAGCCACGACGAAGAAGAGGACGGCTCTGGTGGTGACCTGCAAATGAGCCTTCCTCAAGCTCTACGAAGGTGGCAAGCCAATGAAGGCACTTCCTCAATATTTAATGACATTTCCATCTCACAAACCCAATCAAGCATCCCCTGTAAACCTGTTGGATTTGCAGACACCTTTGATTCAATGGATTGCCGGTAG